The window CGTGGGTTGGGGAAGGCTGCTCGGCTCAGCGGCGCCATCTGCATCGGCGTAGGAGAACATCCCACCAGCCCCaaccatgtcggcgccgccgccgtccccgttcCTAGCCATGTCGCCACCGTCCCCGTCCCCAGCCATGTCGTCGCCTTCCCGTCCCCAGCCGCGTCGCCACCGTCCCCGTCCGCACCGCTGCCTTCCCCATCCccaggcgcgccgccgccttccccgtctccggccgcgccgccgccgtccccgtctctAGCTGCGCTGCCGAGCCGaacggagaggaggaagacagaccgagccgaacggagaggaggaagacagaGAGGAGAGATGAGATAGGatcaagggtattttggtcatctcAACAAGAAAAAACATTACAAAAAACATTAAACTGAGAAGAAATGGATGGAATGGCATTGCAACAAGTTACCCCTGTTTGAGGGTGGCATTTTAACGAAACCACTTTTGGGAGTGGCATTTCAGCGAAACCCCGTTTTGAGAATGgctaaatgtcaattttctcctcTATTGGAGGGTGTTCAGACATCCGTTGCGAATAAACATgaactcttgtcttcctcctcctaGAATTTACCTTAAAAAAGATTAGCCAAGTGAGGTAGTAATTCAAACTTCCCTTCCATCTATTTATCGTGCAGAGTACTCGATGCAAAAAAAACAAGCAGAAAATAACACGGCTTGGAATCTCGGGGAACGAATTAAACAAACGCCATTAGCTTCCAAATTAAGCGACAATCCAACCAACCCGTCCTGTCACTGGCACTGTCACTGCCGCCGTGCCACCGTTTTTCAAATCCCCATCTCCAAACCATTGGCGCCTCCCATCACACCCGCAAATTACCCATTCTACCCCTCCATTCCTCACCTCATCTCACCCCTCTTCAAAACCAAACCTCCATCAAGTCTTCGTCTACATCACACACTACACaaccaaagaaagaaagaaaagcgaGATGCCACCGCTTACTCTCGATTCCCTcttgcacggcggcggcggcgagccggaggACGAGTGCGAAGACGAGTTCTCCGGttccgacgacgacggcgaggacggtgGCGGTGGTTCTGAGGAATGGGGCGGCGACGTTGATGGCGAGTATGACCCGTACTCCCCAGCGGAGTCGCTGTGGCTCAGGATCGGGGAGGACATCGACTGGAGCGAGGTCGGGGCGGTGCTGGAGCGGGAGGACTCCACCAAGGGCGCCTCCAACCCCAAGTCGGCCGCGGCCTGCAGCTGCgccggcgcgccggcggcgaggatgccgacgtgcgccggcggaggcgggacGGCGAAGGCGGTCGTCATCGCGGGGctgcccgcggcggcgcggaaggCCTCGCGGGagcacgagcggcggcggcggctcggccgcGCCCGAGCCCGCGCGCGGGTGTTCGCCGGGGACGCCGTGGAGGTGGCGGAGCCCGGGTCGCCCAAGGTGTCCTGCCTCGGCGGCGTCCGgtcgcgggcgcgggcgcagcAGCCGTGCTGTCCCGCCGCGGCAGctgcggggaggcggcggtggtggtgcgcgCCGTGGTTGGTGAGCGCCGCGTGCCGCCGGTGCTGGAGCGCCCCGCCACCGCGCGTGTAGGTACGGTGGTGGTTGCCGGTGGAAGCAAAGGTGAGGCGTCGCCGTCGAGTTCAGAGGCAATTTGGCGAAGGCGACGCcgcgacggcggacggcggggtCAGGGGTCGTGCAACCACGTACGCGACGGCTGACCGGCGAAACGTACAGTTTGGTCAGGAATTGTGGGCCCACCTCCTCGATGAATGTCTATCTGCTTTAAGTTCCCTGTGACTGTACGTGAAAGCTGAGTACGGTGGCCGTTCAAATTGGAATTCCAATGGGCCTCGATCCATATGCCTCTCCAATGTCACGCTCTGTTTTGTTCATCTTTTGTGCTAAATGTTTCCCAAATGTTGCTGTACAAATGCATTGATACGAAATTACAGAAAGAGGTGCACATAATACGCCGCCTTATCACGAGAAATATTTGCATATATGTCATTGTAAAAAAGTTGGCTTCGTTCATATGCATCACTTAAATGAGCTTAGAAAAAATATCACTCTCAATCGAGGAGTCTTCGTTGAAATGTCATCCTGAACTATTTTGTCATTGGCCTTTTTCTTTCTCCCTTCGACACAGACCTCCCTTCGACACATAAAAAGCTCATCGGCAGCCACCGCAAGCTCAATACCATGTTAGGACCTTGTTTGTAATATGAAGGAAGCATTATATTCGGTATAACGGTTaataaatataattaaaactcaaccaTAAGGGACGGAAAGTTGtcattttcttatttttggTCTTTGTTATGCATAGTGGCTCGATAGTACGGCCCATTTAGAAGACGAGAAGTTACTACTACACCATCcgtttatattataagtcgtttgacttttttctaatcatttttttttcaaactttgatcaagtttgtaaaaaatatactaattttttaaatacaaaataggcatattattaaaatatatcaatgttaaatttaatggaACTAGTTTAGTAATCgtagatgttgct of the Oryza sativa Japonica Group chromosome 2, ASM3414082v1 genome contains:
- the LOC4329558 gene encoding uncharacterized protein, with the protein product MPPLTLDSLLHGGGGEPEDECEDEFSGSDDDGEDGGGGSEEWGGDVDGEYDPYSPAESLWLRIGEDIDWSEVGAVLEREDSTKGASNPKSAAACSCAGAPAARMPTCAGGGGTAKAVVIAGLPAAARKASREHERRRRLGRARARARVFAGDAVEVAEPGSPKVSCLGGVRSRARAQQPCCPAAAAAGRRRWWCAPWLVSAACRRCWSAPPPRV